A genome region from Chlorobaculum tepidum TLS includes the following:
- a CDS encoding FAD-dependent oxidoreductase — protein MADDKKIGVYLCTDCGIGEALNVDELEAVAKKEFKVPVCKQHPNLCSNEGVQIIKDDLNNGEVNKIVIAACSQRVNNDVFNFDPLTYVTERVNLREQVVWTAPKGDDAKEGTQLMAADYLRMGITRVQKSEVPIPKIADVNRTVLVVGGGVTGLTAALEASQTGYKVVLVEKAQELGGWAKKMHRVFPTKPPFAEIEQPAIGNKIEAVKKDGNITVHTGTTIASIEGGPGEYTVTIDRNGTTETFPAGAIVLAAGWKPYDASKLGHLGYGKHRNVVTNLEFEQNVAKTGGKVTRPSDGKPAKNVVFLQCAGQRDKDHVPYCSTVCCNVSLKQAKYVRESDPDAGAFIVYKDMRTTGLYENFYKSAQDDEGIFLTKGEILGLSEESDGSLVIEIDNQLLGRKMKVKADLLVLATGMVSNMVPDGMSVNNLTPEYIGKMVQRETSDGVIEALEPESLILNLKYRQGPEMPHHKWGFPDSHFICFPYETRRTGIYSAGAVRHPMDAVQASADATGAALKAIQCMELTAQGRAVHPRTWDRTYPEIRFESCTQCRRCTVECPFGAYNEKADGTPLEFPSRCRRCGVCMGACPQRVISFRDYSVDMISAMIKSIEVPDEGTFVIGFVCENDAYPAFDMVGLNRIGMNTNFRFIPLRCLGGLNLAWIADALSRGVDGILLLGCKYGDDYQCHYVKGSQMANERLGKVQETLDRLMLEAERVEQVQLAINEWDKLPGILEEFSKKIKDIGDNPYKGF, from the coding sequence ATGGCTGATGACAAAAAAATAGGCGTATACCTCTGTACCGACTGCGGAATCGGGGAGGCGTTGAATGTGGATGAACTTGAAGCGGTAGCCAAAAAGGAGTTCAAGGTTCCCGTCTGCAAACAGCATCCCAACCTGTGCAGCAACGAAGGCGTGCAGATCATCAAGGATGACCTTAACAACGGAGAGGTCAACAAGATCGTCATTGCCGCCTGTTCGCAGAGGGTGAACAACGATGTATTCAATTTCGACCCGCTCACCTATGTGACTGAACGGGTTAACCTGCGCGAACAGGTGGTCTGGACGGCTCCGAAAGGGGATGACGCTAAAGAGGGGACCCAGTTGATGGCTGCCGACTACCTGAGGATGGGCATTACCAGGGTTCAGAAATCTGAAGTTCCGATACCGAAGATCGCCGACGTGAACCGCACCGTACTGGTTGTGGGCGGTGGTGTGACCGGTTTGACTGCGGCGCTTGAAGCTTCCCAGACCGGCTACAAGGTGGTGCTTGTCGAAAAAGCCCAGGAGCTTGGCGGCTGGGCGAAGAAGATGCACCGCGTGTTCCCGACCAAGCCGCCGTTCGCCGAAATCGAACAGCCGGCTATCGGTAACAAGATCGAGGCGGTCAAAAAAGATGGTAACATCACCGTGCATACCGGCACGACCATCGCCTCCATCGAGGGTGGTCCCGGTGAGTACACGGTGACGATCGACAGGAACGGCACAACGGAAACATTCCCAGCGGGAGCTATCGTGCTGGCCGCCGGGTGGAAGCCCTACGATGCGAGCAAACTCGGTCATCTCGGCTACGGCAAACACCGCAATGTGGTGACCAATCTCGAATTCGAGCAGAACGTTGCCAAAACCGGGGGCAAGGTGACGCGCCCTTCGGACGGCAAACCGGCCAAGAACGTCGTTTTCCTTCAGTGCGCCGGTCAGCGAGACAAGGATCACGTGCCTTACTGTTCGACCGTTTGCTGCAACGTTTCGCTCAAGCAGGCCAAATATGTGCGTGAATCGGATCCCGATGCCGGTGCATTCATTGTCTACAAGGACATGCGAACTACCGGCCTGTACGAGAATTTCTACAAGAGCGCGCAGGACGACGAAGGTATCTTTCTCACCAAGGGCGAGATTCTTGGCCTCAGTGAAGAGTCCGATGGCAGCCTTGTCATCGAGATCGATAACCAGCTGCTCGGCAGGAAGATGAAAGTCAAGGCCGACCTGCTTGTGCTTGCCACCGGTATGGTGTCGAACATGGTGCCCGACGGAATGTCAGTCAATAACCTGACGCCCGAGTATATTGGCAAGATGGTGCAGAGAGAGACCTCGGACGGCGTGATCGAAGCGCTTGAACCGGAGAGCCTCATCCTGAACCTCAAGTATCGTCAGGGGCCGGAAATGCCGCATCACAAATGGGGCTTTCCCGATTCCCACTTCATCTGCTTCCCATATGAAACGCGCAGAACCGGCATCTACTCCGCTGGTGCGGTGCGTCATCCTATGGATGCTGTGCAGGCCTCGGCCGACGCCACCGGTGCGGCGCTCAAGGCGATCCAGTGCATGGAGCTGACGGCGCAGGGGCGCGCGGTGCATCCGAGAACCTGGGACAGAACCTATCCGGAAATCCGCTTCGAGAGCTGCACGCAGTGCCGCCGCTGCACGGTCGAATGTCCGTTTGGCGCGTACAACGAAAAGGCTGACGGCACGCCGCTCGAATTCCCGTCACGGTGCCGCCGTTGCGGAGTCTGCATGGGAGCCTGTCCGCAGCGAGTCATCTCGTTCAGGGATTACAGCGTCGATATGATTTCCGCCATGATCAAGTCGATCGAGGTGCCTGACGAGGGAACCTTCGTGATTGGTTTTGTCTGCGAGAATGACGCCTATCCGGCCTTCGACATGGTGGGGCTGAACAGAATCGGCATGAATACCAATTTCCGGTTTATTCCGCTGCGCTGTCTGGGTGGCCTGAACCTGGCGTGGATCGCCGATGCGCTCTCTCGCGGCGTGGACGGCATTCTGCTGCTCGGCTGCAAATATGGCGACGACTACCAGTGTCACTACGTCAAGGGCAGCCAGATGGCCAACGAACGCCTCGGCAAGGTTCAGGAGACGCTCGACAGGCTCATGCTCGAAGCCGAGCGCGTCGAGCAGGTGCAGCTCGCCATCAACGAATGGGACAAGCTGCCGGGTATCCTTGAGGAGTTCTCGAAGAAGATCAAAGATATAGGTGACAATCCGTACAAGGGATTCTAA
- a CDS encoding metallophosphoesterase: MTRYSNLERLLHTSETIGIDRASRVVVFSDLHLGDGGRNDEFRHNAQLFETVLRQRYLAGGFSLVLNGDIEELFKFDLNAIAAAWDGLYELLLAFNRNGFFRKLFGNHDHGLLDHHDYKLASALTESLALRYEGQILLLFHGHQASPFLNEPCSVFSRALFYILRYLARPFGVRNYSVSYSSRKRYAIERSVYEFSNRFKLISIIGHTHRPLFESMSKLDYLNYRLEELCRSYAPADAARQQAIEIEIAEVRSELESCYRNGFRKSLRRGATTPSPFRVSLIQAVASGNAALPPLRSKTA; the protein is encoded by the coding sequence ATGACGCGCTATTCCAATCTTGAACGGCTTCTGCATACCTCGGAAACGATCGGGATTGATCGCGCCTCGCGGGTGGTGGTGTTCAGCGATCTGCATCTTGGGGATGGCGGGCGCAACGATGAATTCCGGCACAACGCCCAGCTGTTCGAAACGGTGCTGCGCCAGCGGTACCTTGCTGGTGGATTCAGCCTTGTGCTGAACGGCGATATCGAGGAGTTGTTCAAATTCGATCTCAATGCCATCGCCGCTGCATGGGACGGGCTGTATGAGCTGCTGCTTGCTTTCAATCGCAACGGCTTCTTCCGGAAGTTGTTCGGCAACCACGATCACGGTCTGCTCGATCACCACGACTACAAGCTCGCTTCCGCCCTGACTGAATCGCTGGCGTTGCGCTACGAAGGCCAAATACTCCTTCTCTTTCACGGTCATCAGGCATCGCCGTTTCTGAACGAACCCTGCTCGGTTTTTAGCCGCGCGCTCTTCTACATTCTGCGCTACCTGGCCCGCCCATTCGGCGTTCGCAACTATTCGGTCTCCTACAGCAGCCGCAAGCGCTACGCCATCGAGCGTTCGGTTTACGAATTCTCGAACCGCTTCAAGCTCATTTCGATCATCGGCCACACGCATCGTCCACTTTTTGAATCGATGTCCAAGCTTGATTACCTGAACTACCGCCTCGAAGAGCTGTGCCGCAGCTATGCTCCGGCTGATGCTGCGCGGCAACAGGCAATCGAGATCGAAATTGCTGAGGTCAGGTCTGAGCTTGAATCGTGCTACCGGAATGGCTTCCGCAAAAGCCTGCGCAGGGGCGCTACGACACCATCGCCATTCCGAGTATCTTTAATTCAGGCTGTTGCATCGGGAAACGCGGCATTACCGCCATTGAGATCGAAGACGGCATGA
- a CDS encoding CoB--CoM heterodisulfide reductase iron-sulfur subunit A family protein, with amino-acid sequence MSVETILVVGGGISGITTAVEAAEVGYNTVLVEKKPYLGGRAAQLNKYFPKLCPPYCGLEMNFRRIKPNPKITVYTMTEVESVSGQEGNYSVRLKVSPRFVNEKCTACNACAEACPVERPNEFNFGMDKTKAAYLPHVLSYPMRYVIDRDACKDNSCDKCVKACKYNAIDLNMKPQTIEMKVGSIVYATGWNPYDATRMDNLGFGRVKNVITNMMMERLAAPNGPTGGKLLRPSDNKEVKKVVFVQCAGSRDENHLNYCSSICCMASLKQATYVRERIPDSQVVVAYIDLRAPGKYEEFLNKVEADANVKLVKGKVAKIEEDKATGGVILEFEDVEGGGKRHEHADMAVLATGMEPCVKANSMLSFEENGFINGGSAAGIYSTGVAKRPSDVTTAIQDATGMALKSIQSLVRS; translated from the coding sequence ATGTCAGTTGAAACCATTTTAGTTGTCGGTGGCGGTATCAGCGGAATAACCACGGCGGTCGAGGCTGCCGAGGTCGGTTACAACACTGTGCTTGTCGAGAAGAAACCCTACCTTGGTGGCAGGGCCGCGCAGCTCAACAAGTATTTCCCGAAACTGTGCCCCCCGTATTGCGGCCTGGAGATGAACTTCAGACGCATCAAGCCCAATCCGAAAATCACCGTCTACACCATGACTGAAGTCGAGTCGGTGAGCGGTCAGGAAGGAAATTACAGCGTCAGGCTCAAGGTCAGCCCGCGCTTCGTGAATGAAAAGTGCACGGCCTGCAACGCCTGCGCCGAGGCATGCCCTGTGGAGAGGCCAAACGAATTCAATTTCGGGATGGATAAGACAAAAGCGGCCTATCTCCCGCATGTGCTGTCCTATCCCATGAGATATGTTATAGACAGAGACGCTTGCAAGGATAACTCCTGCGACAAGTGCGTCAAGGCGTGCAAATACAACGCCATCGATCTCAATATGAAACCGCAGACCATCGAGATGAAGGTCGGCAGCATCGTCTATGCCACAGGCTGGAATCCCTACGATGCGACCCGGATGGACAATCTCGGTTTCGGACGAGTCAAAAATGTCATCACCAACATGATGATGGAGCGTCTCGCTGCGCCGAACGGCCCGACGGGCGGAAAACTCCTGAGGCCTTCGGATAACAAGGAGGTCAAGAAAGTGGTCTTCGTGCAGTGTGCCGGATCGAGGGACGAGAATCACCTCAATTACTGCTCGTCGATCTGCTGCATGGCCTCGCTTAAGCAGGCTACCTATGTTCGGGAACGCATTCCGGATTCACAGGTTGTCGTGGCCTACATCGATCTGCGCGCGCCCGGCAAGTATGAGGAGTTCCTCAACAAGGTCGAGGCTGACGCGAACGTGAAGCTGGTCAAGGGCAAAGTCGCCAAGATCGAGGAAGACAAAGCCACCGGCGGTGTCATTCTCGAATTTGAGGATGTCGAGGGCGGCGGCAAAAGGCATGAACATGCCGACATGGCCGTGCTCGCCACTGGTATGGAGCCGTGCGTCAAGGCGAACTCAATGCTGAGTTTCGAGGAGAACGGCTTCATCAATGGTGGCTCTGCCGCCGGAATCTACTCGACCGGTGTCGCCAAGAGGCCGTCCGATGTGACCACCGCCATCCAGGATGCGACCGGCATGGCATTGAAAAGCATTCAAAGTCTCGTGAGGAGTTAA
- the trmH gene encoding tRNA (guanosine(18)-2'-O)-methyltransferase TrmH codes for MVSPERFRKIRELLEKRQTDLTLVMDNVNKPHNLAAIIRSCDAVGIHQVHAISYRSSIKTKQHTAAGASRWLKVHLNESFVPVGEKLRQSGMQILVAHYCPEAVNFRSIDYTRPTAIVMGEELKGPSQEALGLADNFIYIPMMGMVESLNVSVAAALILFEAQRQRQAAGLYDTRHFSDSDIERLLFEYTYPRLAAVLRDQGKPYPKLNENGAFTE; via the coding sequence TTGGTCTCACCTGAACGATTCCGGAAAATCCGTGAGCTGCTCGAGAAGCGGCAAACCGACCTGACACTGGTCATGGACAACGTCAACAAGCCGCACAACCTGGCCGCCATCATCCGAAGCTGCGACGCAGTCGGCATTCACCAGGTGCACGCTATCTCCTACCGCTCCTCGATCAAGACCAAGCAGCACACAGCAGCGGGCGCAAGCCGCTGGCTCAAGGTACACCTCAACGAATCGTTTGTACCGGTCGGCGAGAAGCTCCGGCAGTCGGGAATGCAGATTCTCGTAGCCCACTACTGCCCGGAGGCGGTCAATTTCCGCTCTATAGACTACACCCGCCCAACAGCCATCGTCATGGGCGAAGAGCTGAAAGGGCCATCGCAGGAGGCGCTCGGCCTCGCCGACAACTTCATCTACATCCCGATGATGGGCATGGTCGAGTCGCTGAACGTCTCGGTCGCCGCCGCGCTCATTCTTTTCGAAGCACAACGCCAGCGGCAGGCCGCCGGATTGTACGACACACGCCACTTCAGCGACTCCGACATCGAGCGTCTGCTCTTTGAGTACACCTATCCACGCCTTGCCGCCGTGCTCCGCGATCAAGGTAAACCATACCCGAAACTCAACGAAAACGGCGCATTCACGGAGTGA
- a CDS encoding metallophosphoesterase family protein: MSLHQKKHPHLEKLLETSRPIKLDSSSKVLILSDLHMGNGGRRDEFRRNSELVRSMLQDYYLPGGYSLVLNGDIEELFKFSVEDITKVWGHIYDLFLQFEKNGFFWKTYGNHDSDLFEERNYPLSKHLLESIRFQYGDEVMLLFHGHQASILLWETYPLVSRAVVLFLRYVAKPIGIRNFSTAYNSRRRFAIEKSIYEFSNQAKIVSIIGHTHRPLFESLSKVDHLKYKIEELCRQYPSALPEERLAIQERIGELKAMLDACFTEGKKIGLRSGRYNNIAIPSVFNSGCAIGKRGVTALEIDGDRIRLVYWFKEKQGRRFVSDRNSEPEQLGDTGFYRIVLNEDHLDYVFSRIRLLA; the protein is encoded by the coding sequence GTGAGTCTGCATCAGAAGAAACATCCCCATCTTGAAAAACTGCTTGAAACGTCAAGGCCCATAAAGCTTGACAGTTCGTCCAAAGTGCTGATTCTGAGCGATCTGCACATGGGTAACGGCGGGCGGCGTGACGAGTTCCGGCGAAATTCGGAGCTTGTTCGTTCGATGCTTCAGGACTATTACCTGCCGGGTGGGTACAGCCTTGTGCTGAACGGCGATATTGAGGAGCTCTTCAAGTTTTCGGTCGAAGATATAACCAAGGTATGGGGCCATATCTACGATCTGTTTCTGCAATTCGAGAAGAACGGGTTTTTCTGGAAGACCTACGGCAACCACGACTCCGATCTTTTCGAGGAGCGGAATTACCCGCTTTCGAAACATCTGCTCGAATCGATCAGGTTTCAGTACGGGGATGAGGTGATGCTGCTCTTTCACGGTCACCAGGCCTCTATTCTGCTCTGGGAGACCTACCCGCTCGTCAGCCGTGCGGTTGTTCTGTTCCTGCGATACGTGGCTAAGCCCATCGGCATTCGCAACTTTTCGACAGCCTACAACAGCCGTCGCAGGTTTGCCATCGAAAAATCGATCTACGAATTTTCGAACCAGGCCAAAATCGTCTCGATCATCGGTCACACCCATCGCCCGCTGTTTGAGTCGCTCTCGAAGGTCGATCATCTCAAATACAAGATCGAGGAACTTTGCCGCCAGTACCCTTCAGCCCTGCCGGAGGAGCGCCTGGCCATCCAGGAGCGGATCGGCGAGCTGAAGGCGATGCTCGATGCCTGTTTCACGGAGGGCAAGAAGATCGGTCTGCGGAGCGGACGTTACAACAACATCGCCATTCCAAGCGTCTTCAACTCGGGTTGCGCCATCGGCAAGCGGGGCGTCACTGCGCTCGAAATCGACGGCGACCGCATCCGGCTGGTTTACTGGTTCAAGGAAAAGCAGGGGCGTCGCTTCGTTAGCGACCGCAACAGCGAACCGGAACAGCTTGGTGATACCGGTTTTTACCGCATCGTGCTGAACGAGGACCATCTGGATTATGTGTTCTCGCGGATCAGGCTGCTGGCTTGA
- a CDS encoding ParA family protein, which yields MKTIALYSIKGGVGKTAAAVNLSFLAASPTTPVLICDLDPQGASSFYFRIKASRKYNSEKFLRGNSKILKNIKATDFDNLDLLPSDLSYRNLDIELSESKKPKKLLSKNLEGLEEEYRYVFFDCPPNLTLLSESVFRASDMILVPVIPTTLSVRTFNQLVEFFTQNGLDSSKIFGFFSMEEKRKTMHREIVEEFSANPAMLRQTIPYSSDVEKMGLTRAPLNATHPKSNAAQAYNKLWEEVRMSIDR from the coding sequence ATGAAAACCATCGCCCTTTACAGCATCAAGGGCGGCGTGGGCAAAACAGCCGCCGCCGTCAACCTCTCGTTCCTTGCCGCATCGCCAACGACCCCGGTGCTGATCTGCGACCTCGACCCCCAGGGTGCCAGCTCGTTCTACTTCCGGATCAAGGCCTCGCGCAAGTACAACAGCGAAAAATTCCTGAGAGGCAATAGCAAAATCCTGAAGAACATCAAGGCGACCGACTTCGACAACCTCGATCTGCTCCCCTCAGACCTCTCTTACCGAAACCTCGACATCGAGCTTTCGGAATCGAAAAAACCGAAGAAGCTGCTCTCGAAAAACCTCGAAGGGCTCGAAGAGGAGTACCGCTACGTATTCTTCGACTGCCCGCCAAACCTCACGCTGCTCTCGGAAAGCGTCTTTCGCGCCTCGGATATGATTCTGGTGCCGGTGATTCCGACGACCCTCTCCGTCCGCACTTTCAACCAGCTCGTTGAATTCTTCACCCAAAACGGCCTCGACAGCTCGAAAATCTTCGGTTTCTTTTCGATGGAGGAGAAGCGGAAAACGATGCACCGCGAAATCGTCGAAGAGTTCAGCGCCAATCCGGCGATGCTCCGCCAAACGATCCCCTACAGCTCCGACGTGGAAAAAATGGGCCTCACCCGCGCCCCCCTCAACGCCACCCACCCCAAAAGCAATGCCGCGCAAGCTTACAACAAGCTGTGGGAAGAGGTGAGAATGAGCATTGATCGTTGA
- a CDS encoding YkgJ family cysteine cluster protein encodes MENILDKLGIELNEQTRLTNDSKFTFNCHSGLSCFNTCCSNLDIVLTPYDILRMKNRLGLTSVEFISEYTEPVIQKESKLPFLKLKLGDEGKCRFVAAEGCTVYGDRPAACRYYPLGFGIYKNEEAGDDFYFLIREDHCKGFEEEREWTVGEWRKNQGVDEYDDKNRVWMEVILNKKLYSPELEPDEKSLKMFFMASYDLDAFRDFVFESRFLDVFDIEEERLEMIKNDEAELMLFAHQWLLFALFKKPTMNLKQV; translated from the coding sequence ATGGAGAACATTCTCGACAAACTCGGCATAGAACTCAACGAACAGACTCGCCTCACCAATGACAGCAAATTCACCTTCAACTGTCACAGCGGCCTGTCATGCTTCAACACCTGTTGCAGCAACCTCGACATTGTGCTCACCCCCTACGATATTCTGCGGATGAAAAATCGCCTCGGCCTCACCTCGGTGGAGTTCATCTCGGAGTATACCGAACCGGTGATCCAGAAGGAGTCGAAGCTGCCCTTTCTGAAGCTCAAGCTTGGCGACGAGGGCAAGTGCCGTTTCGTCGCTGCTGAAGGCTGCACGGTCTATGGCGACCGCCCGGCGGCATGCCGCTACTACCCGCTCGGCTTCGGCATCTACAAGAACGAAGAGGCCGGAGACGACTTCTATTTTCTCATCAGGGAAGATCACTGCAAGGGATTTGAAGAGGAGCGCGAATGGACAGTCGGCGAGTGGCGCAAGAATCAGGGCGTTGACGAATATGACGACAAGAATCGCGTCTGGATGGAGGTGATCCTCAACAAAAAACTCTACAGCCCGGAACTCGAACCCGACGAGAAGAGCCTCAAGATGTTCTTCATGGCCAGCTACGACCTTGACGCTTTCAGGGATTTTGTTTTTGAGAGCCGCTTTCTCGACGTGTTCGACATCGAAGAAGAGCGTCTTGAGATGATTAAAAACGACGAGGCCGAGTTGATGCTTTTCGCGCATCAGTGGCTCCTCTTCGCGCTCTTCAAAAAGCCGACGATGAACCTCAAGCAGGTTTGA
- a CDS encoding transposase, whose product MPNTSNSRNGHGSKTIIVDNDQFTIRSPRDRNGSFEPQLIPKRQTRFKGFDEKILAMDARGMSVRDMQAMLLELYQVEVSEALISSVTDAIKLIYLAMQNIAKKWTMPLRNRGAVINQFSITFEGRVPLVPPMKTTVDTLG is encoded by the coding sequence GTGCCCAACACCAGCAACAGCCGCAACGGACACGGCAGCAAAACCATTATCGTTGATAACGATCAGTTCACCATCCGCTCTCCGCGCGACCGCAACGGCAGCTTCGAGCCGCAACTGATCCCCAAACGCCAGACGCGCTTCAAGGGATTCGATGAAAAAATCCTGGCCATGGACGCCCGCGGCATGAGCGTCCGCGACATGCAGGCCATGTTACTGGAACTCTACCAGGTCGAAGTCTCCGAAGCGCTCATCAGCAGCGTGACCGACGCGATCAAGCTGATCTATCTTGCCATGCAGAATATTGCCAAAAAATGGACGATGCCGCTACGCAACCGGGGTGCGGTCATCAATCAGTTTTCCATTACATTCGAGGGAAGGGTACCCCTGGTGCCCCCTATGAAAACGACCGTTGACACACTTGGCTGA
- the qmoC gene encoding quinone-interacting membrane-bound oxidoreductase complex subunit QmoC has protein sequence MAQETVFTPDVKFVRELQKAGADTLKKCYQCATCSVVCPLAPDDKPFPRKEMLMAQWGLKDELLKSSDIWLCHNCNDCSKYCPRGAKPGDVLSILRKAVIQENAFPKFMGKIVGDPNNIWQALLIPVVLFLVILGVTGHLHIPEGPVVFSKFVPVPVIDGVFVPLSLLAVGMFAISMSRFWKNMAEASGMQPKAEFMPSLVETLKEIMTHSKFRKCDENKDRSVSHVLVFYGFIGLGITTAWAVFNLYILHWELPYAIDEHALSIFGGSAVVAWAYKIIFKLFANASAIMLLAGGTLVIMNRLKERSVETTTSSFDWLFAAIVLLVGLTGFLAQVMRVTGFPPVLAYSTYFIHLVLVFYIIVYLPYSKLAHFVYRTAAITYTKMLKRDVEM, from the coding sequence ATGGCTCAAGAAACTGTATTCACTCCGGACGTCAAGTTCGTCAGGGAGCTGCAAAAGGCCGGTGCCGATACATTGAAAAAGTGCTATCAATGCGCGACCTGCTCCGTGGTGTGCCCGCTGGCTCCTGACGACAAACCCTTTCCACGAAAAGAGATGCTCATGGCGCAATGGGGCCTGAAGGACGAGCTGCTCAAAAGCTCCGATATCTGGCTCTGCCACAACTGCAACGACTGCTCGAAATACTGCCCGCGCGGCGCCAAGCCGGGGGACGTGCTCTCGATTCTGAGGAAAGCCGTCATTCAGGAAAACGCCTTTCCGAAGTTCATGGGCAAGATCGTCGGCGACCCGAACAACATCTGGCAGGCGCTGCTCATTCCGGTTGTGCTGTTCCTGGTCATTCTCGGCGTGACGGGTCACCTGCATATTCCCGAAGGCCCGGTGGTCTTCTCGAAGTTTGTGCCGGTTCCGGTCATCGATGGTGTCTTCGTACCGCTTTCCTTGCTGGCCGTCGGCATGTTCGCCATCAGCATGTCGCGTTTCTGGAAGAACATGGCCGAAGCCTCCGGTATGCAGCCGAAGGCGGAGTTCATGCCGAGCCTCGTCGAGACGCTCAAGGAGATCATGACGCACTCGAAGTTCCGTAAATGCGACGAGAACAAGGATCGTTCGGTCTCACATGTGCTGGTGTTCTACGGCTTTATCGGTCTGGGGATCACCACTGCCTGGGCAGTCTTCAACCTCTACATCCTGCACTGGGAGCTGCCCTACGCGATTGACGAACATGCGCTCTCGATCTTTGGCGGTTCGGCGGTTGTGGCCTGGGCCTACAAAATCATCTTCAAGCTCTTTGCCAACGCCAGCGCCATCATGTTGCTTGCGGGCGGAACGCTGGTCATCATGAACCGCCTCAAGGAGCGCAGCGTCGAAACCACCACCTCTTCGTTCGACTGGCTCTTCGCCGCTATCGTGCTGCTGGTGGGTTTGACGGGCTTCCTCGCCCAGGTGATGCGCGTCACCGGTTTCCCGCCGGTTCTGGCCTACAGCACCTACTTCATTCACCTCGTGCTGGTGTTCTATATCATCGTCTATCTGCCATACTCGAAGCTCGCGCACTTCGTTTACCGCACGGCGGCGATCACCTACACGAAGATGCTGAAGCGGGACGTCGAGATGTGA
- a CDS encoding NAD(P)/FAD-dependent oxidoreductase — translation MKTKPHVLILGGNFAGLQVARHIRDHVKPEDASVTVVDKRSYLLFIPNILMEILENKNPDSSMQLPLAPVLDKDETRFIQAEVLDIDVESKKVTIQPTERPGTTTDVLTYDYLVIALGNRLAFDKIDGFAEHGHTVSDGFYGNKLRHYLHEGGYKGGPIAIGSARFHQGTKGKLDFVPMAKAACEGPPVEIALSLASWMKHHEMGGPEKVTIFTPADLIAEDAGKNIVKQLLEIAGGMGFGYKNKLEDIKQIGKDGIEFANGESIEAELKIILPDWVPHEFLKGLPICDEKGFVITNKQLKNPDYPEVYAAGDAAACTVPKLGSIGHHQSYIVARQLARDLGALSDEEADSELYSPEVICYGDMGDGKAFYIHSNVWYGGDIEILKMGKLYYDLKVAFKTSYFAMGGKVPYWQWKMGSWMGDKIL, via the coding sequence ATGAAAACAAAACCGCATGTCTTGATTCTTGGCGGCAACTTTGCCGGATTGCAGGTTGCCCGCCACATCCGCGATCATGTGAAGCCCGAAGACGCCTCGGTCACCGTGGTCGATAAACGGTCGTACCTGCTCTTTATTCCCAACATCCTGATGGAAATCCTCGAAAACAAAAATCCGGACAGCAGCATGCAGCTCCCGCTGGCTCCGGTGCTTGACAAGGACGAAACCCGCTTCATCCAGGCCGAGGTGCTCGACATCGACGTCGAGAGCAAAAAAGTGACCATCCAGCCGACCGAACGGCCTGGCACGACAACCGATGTGCTTACCTACGACTACCTGGTCATCGCCCTTGGCAACCGGCTCGCGTTTGACAAGATCGACGGCTTCGCCGAGCATGGCCACACCGTATCGGACGGTTTTTACGGCAACAAGCTCCGCCACTACCTGCACGAGGGCGGCTACAAGGGAGGCCCGATCGCGATCGGCTCGGCTCGATTCCATCAGGGAACGAAAGGCAAGCTCGACTTTGTGCCGATGGCCAAAGCCGCTTGCGAGGGACCGCCGGTCGAAATAGCGCTGTCGCTTGCTTCGTGGATGAAGCATCATGAAATGGGCGGGCCGGAGAAGGTGACGATCTTCACCCCCGCCGATCTGATCGCCGAAGACGCGGGCAAGAACATTGTGAAGCAATTGCTTGAAATCGCGGGCGGCATGGGGTTCGGTTACAAGAACAAGCTCGAAGACATCAAGCAGATCGGCAAGGATGGCATCGAGTTCGCCAACGGCGAGTCCATCGAGGCCGAGCTGAAGATCATCCTCCCGGACTGGGTGCCGCACGAATTTCTGAAAGGGCTGCCGATCTGTGATGAAAAGGGGTTCGTCATTACCAACAAGCAGCTAAAAAATCCAGATTATCCCGAGGTCTACGCCGCCGGTGACGCCGCGGCCTGCACGGTGCCGAAGCTCGGCTCCATCGGGCACCACCAGTCCTACATCGTCGCGCGGCAACTGGCCCGCGATCTCGGCGCGCTCTCGGACGAGGAGGCCGACAGCGAACTGTATAGCCCGGAGGTGATCTGTTACGGCGACATGGGTGACGGCAAGGCCTTTTACATCCACTCGAACGTCTGGTATGGCGGCGACATCGAAATTCTGAAGATGGGTAAGCTCTACTACGACCTGAAGGTTGCCTTCAAAACCTCCTACTTCGCCATGGGCGGTAAGGTGCCGTACTGGCAGTGGAAGATGGGCTCCTGGATGGGCGACAAGATTTTGTGA